In Acidobacteriota bacterium, a single window of DNA contains:
- the rpsJ gene encoding 30S ribosomal protein S10: protein MLNEKIRIRLKAYDHRVLDSSTSEIVNIAKRTGAQVSGPIPLPTKISRYTVLRSPHVDKKSREQFEIRTHKRLVDILEPTPQTVDDLMKLDLPAAIDVEIKAFGTEKE, encoded by the coding sequence ATGCTCAACGAGAAAATCCGCATACGGCTCAAGGCTTACGATCACCGGGTCCTGGACTCTTCCACCAGCGAGATCGTCAACATCGCCAAACGCACCGGCGCCCAGGTCTCGGGACCCATCCCGCTTCCCACCAAGATCAGCCGCTACACCGTGCTGCGCTCGCCTCACGTCGACAAGAAGTCGCGCGAGCAGTTCGAGATCCGCACCCACAAGCGGCTGGTGGACATTCTGGAGCCCACCCCGCAGACGGTGGACGACCTGATGAAGCTGGATCTGCCGGCGGCCATCGACGTTGAGATCAAGGCATTCGGGACGGAGAAGGAATAA